From Helicoverpa zea isolate HzStark_Cry1AcR chromosome 12, ilHelZeax1.1, whole genome shotgun sequence:
ttataaaaataagtttttattttaggaagctatcatgttttattttagtctacaaggtaaataattttaataacatccTTCGGTCCTACGTTGTGGTTAAAATACCCTTGTTGTCACATTTCTTCCTAATTCTCAACCatctaaataaatgtttttgaaagtaggtatattttagtacctacaaCATTTTGGCACAGTTAAAATTATCTTAATAATCGACATCTGCATAAAAAATAgagattattttaaaaagatctCATTACTTGAAACCATAATGCAtctgcatttttttcttttattggcAAGAGCCAGTAGCATCTATTATGCCAATAAAAATCTTACTTCATATTCTAATTGTTATTTCTAAATCCTTTCCCCTATTTTACTTACGCTACCATCTGCGAAGGTAATGCTAGTGGGCAGTAACGGATAGTGGGTCGTTCGAGAGGAATCCATTACCATCCGTCATGTTTTACGAACAGTCGTCAAGCTTTGATGGTCGCATGACACCTAACATCTCCGCTAGATGAATACTTATTACTTAACAGATGCCAAGATTTTTACTTTAAGTAATGAAAATTTGTTTTAggtgaaattagatttttttataagagaTTTAGGTGTCGTTTTATTtgactaaaatattgttgttttgtgtAGTTAAGTAAAGATTAAGAGGGTTTATGGCTAAGACCTTTTCTAACCTAGTTTGAGACTAAAATCAAAGTTGATTTGTTAAAAAATCTCATTCGTACTGTCACGTAGAATTCCATCTTATCGAAAGAAACTCAAAAGTCTACGCTCTTTAGGTATACATTACGAGAACAAACCTTCAACATAACTTCAAATACTAACTTCTCCGCCTCTTTGTCCCCAGCAATGAATTTCTCAATGCACCTGGCAGTAGCAGTTGCAGCCGCGGCCTGCCTCTGCATAGTGGCCGCAGCCCCCGAGGGGCGGATCACCCGCACCAAACAGCAGCGCCCCACCCGTGGCTTCAAGAACGTGGAGATGATGACCGCAAGGGGCTTCGGAAAGCGGGACAGGCCACACACTAGGGCTGAGCGTGAGTCTTcagtttgaatttggaacttcattgtgtgtttttcttttttattttacttatcttGTAAAGGaaagtttttgaatttagagtgagtttattctttttaataatttcgatATCTACTACGATAAGTCGATGTTCTGCACAGATAAAAATTaatctaatatttttagtaagtCAGTATTAAACTTTgcacattaattaataaaaataatgtttctgtGCTAAAATCACATTTAGTGTGTACACATGCACTGTATGTATGTAGACGTCTAACTTTTTAATACATTATCAGGTTTTCTAGGGGTGCACAAGTGGTTTATTTACACACCGTAATCATGCATGCTATCTAGGTGTTTTGTATATTATGTGTTTGTATAATTCAACTTATTTTCAGATTTACAGTTAAAGTGTGTGGCTAGGAAATAAAACATATTCCCTTATAAACATAGGAAAAAAAATGTTCCTAAGTTTTAATATTCTATTACGGTAAAACGTAAATACGAGTGGAAATATGAAAGATTAATGAAGTTTGCTAGAAGCAACTGTCATTATGTTTGAGTACGTAATGGAAATTGGGAATGTGTATAATTAACACTAATTGTGTGGCATTAATAAACCACCATAAATCATGTTAACTCAAAACTAACTCTTCAGAAACTTTTGCTTTTATGTTTACTAACATTCTGAAAAAAACTAACTACacgaaatattataatatcattaCTTTGCCTCAAACTTCCACCGAGTTAGGATATCAATCAGAAATTGTTGTATAGTAAAAAGATTATGCGGCATTTTATGAAGTAATTAGGAACATTTGTACAGGGTGATGTATGTGAGGAAGTTCACAATAGTGAGGCATCCATCTTCCTAGCCTGCCAACTTATAAGTTGCGCTACTGATCGCTAATGGAGCGAATAATTCGTACAGAGTAATATATCGGGAACACATTCCTCTAACCTTTATATTAGCCTTTATTGAAATTCAAACAACCTCACAATTGAACGTAAACTCGTGCAACTTTTCACTCCTCATTGTTCGATATGTAAAGTTCGAAATATTCTATCGAAATATTTGCTATTTGCCATAATCTTTATGCAATTGTGCTTTCAAGAGCACAATACAATATTGTTAATATTTGAAGGGTAAATAAGTTTACACTGGGTTCCCGTGTCTCGGTGGACGGTTTGAAGTGACAGTAATGAAGCTAAGAATGGTAACATTATTCCTGAAGGGGACGTTGAGCACCAAGCGCCGACTAGCCGCTCGCACCGCGGCACGCCCACCTTTAAGAGTCCCACAGTTGGGATCGCGAGGGATTTCGGTAAAAGAGCCCCGGAATTGGACGGTGAAGGTACCACAAAGAGTCTGATTGGATTGCCGGCCTCGCGTCTCTGTGAATGGCAAAAATTACGTGGAAGCCGACGAATGCCGGACCGCGTAACAGACTTAAACACAGTCCAAACATGCGATACTTTGGACGAGCCCTTCGGAAGCTCTCGCTTTGCAGATGTTTGTGAGAGGATACAAACCTCGTTACCGCTCGATATTACGTAGGTTCACTACGAAGAACCGTCTCCGTAACTCCTTTACTCAGAGTGAAGTCACGAATAGTATTCCGCATCGCATCCAACGCAAATAAACTGTATTTTCAGACATAACAGAGCTCTATCTGCATAATAATGCTcgttttagttatatttttcgGTTTAACTCTCTCTGAATAAAGGAGCAAGTTTTCAACTTTTGATGAACATTCTAACACATGGTACTAAAACATCAAAGTTGAAAAGTTTCAATGGTACCGTGCAAATTGTTGTCTGTCGAGCTTGTTCGTGGAAACAAAAGGAATACAAACTCTGCACCACTTCGACTGGTGTTAgacctttgtttttatttgcttttactACTGACCTACTATACATATACTCATATGAAGCATTCTCACTGTTTATCATACATCAACAGACCAAGACAGCTATGAGCCCCACGCTCGCAGGAAGTTTAACCCCAAGAGCAACCTCATGGTCGCCTACGACTTTGGCAAAAGGAGTGGTAATGATGACGTTAACGATGAAGGTAAAATATATCCACACTCGCATTGCAACGCTAAACGAGCTTACCGAGCTTACAAACTAAaggataatataatattgtggataacgaaaaaataaaaggattttgtataaaaataaacgcttgcaataaataaaaacagataaCGCTTCTTATCGCTTTTAACGGTGatctaaaataatttaccaCCGTGACTTGACATTTCAACAGAGGAAGAAATTAGAGTGACCAGGGGAGTTTTTAGACCCAACTCAAACGTACTTATCGCCAGGGGTTACGGCAAAAGGGCCCCTTTGCCAAAAAACGATCGAGGTATTATAGAGATAATCTCTGATccaatattaaagaaatcacAAACTATCGGTTACTTTTGGGTGTCGTCCGTCGAAAAC
This genomic window contains:
- the LOC124635120 gene encoding allatotropins-like isoform X1 — encoded protein: MNFSMHLAVAVAAAACLCIVAAAPEGRITRTKQQRPTRGFKNVEMMTARGFGKRDRPHTRAERDVEHQAPTSRSHRGTPTFKSPTVGIARDFGKRAPELDGEDQDSYEPHARRKFNPKSNLMVAYDFGKRSGNDDVNDEEEEIRVTRGVFRPNSNVLIARGYGKRAPLPKNDRVYGLDNFWEMLEASPEREGQDANDEKTLESIPLDWFVNEMLNNPDFARSVVRKFIDLNQDGMLSSEELLRNVV
- the LOC124635120 gene encoding allatotropin-like isoform X2: MNFSMHLAVAVAAAACLCIVAAAPEGRITRTKQQRPTRGFKNVEMMTARGFGKRDRPHTRAEHQDSYEPHARRKFNPKSNLMVAYDFGKRSGNDDVNDEAVYGLDNFWEMLEASPEREGQDANDEKTLESIPLDWFVNEMLNNPDFARSVVRKFIDLNQDGMLSSEELLRNVV
- the LOC124635120 gene encoding allatotropin-like isoform X3; the protein is MNFSMHLAVAVAAAACLCIVAAAPEGRITRTKQQRPTRGFKNVEMMTARGFGKRDRPHTRAEHQDSYEPHARRKFNPKSNLMVAYDFGKRSGNDDVNDEVYGLDNFWEMLEASPEREGQDANDEKTLESIPLDWFVNEMLNNPDFARSVVRKFIDLNQDGMLSSEELLRNVV